Proteins from one Halovivax limisalsi genomic window:
- the twy1 gene encoding 4-demethylwyosine synthase TYW1 encodes MSDADGPKQVSDPDYHSVNHTAAQTCGWTANALRGEGKCYKNIFYGIESHRCIQMTPVVRCNERCVFCWRDHQGHAYELDDVEWDDPEAVVDASLELQRKLLSGFGGNDEVPREVFDEAMEPRHVAISLDGEPSLYPYLPELIDAFHDRDITTFLVSNGTRPGVLADCDPTQLYVSVDAPERHTFDQVVRAMEDDAWETLLETLDVLAAKDETRTVLRTTLLQGENMHSPDWYAGLFRRADPDFVELKAYMHVGHSQGRLDRSTMPDHEDVVAFAEAIGEHMPDHPVLKEVPASRVALLAREDDTWVPKLNKGSEFWERDPVAAE; translated from the coding sequence ATGAGCGACGCGGACGGGCCGAAGCAGGTCTCCGACCCGGACTACCACAGCGTCAACCACACGGCCGCCCAGACGTGCGGCTGGACGGCCAACGCCCTCCGCGGCGAGGGCAAGTGCTACAAGAACATCTTCTACGGCATCGAGTCACACCGCTGCATCCAGATGACGCCCGTGGTCCGGTGTAACGAGCGCTGCGTCTTCTGCTGGCGCGACCACCAGGGCCACGCCTACGAACTCGACGACGTCGAGTGGGACGACCCTGAGGCCGTCGTCGACGCCTCGCTGGAGCTGCAGCGCAAGCTGCTCTCCGGTTTCGGCGGCAACGACGAGGTCCCTCGCGAGGTCTTCGACGAGGCCATGGAACCGCGTCACGTCGCCATCTCGCTGGACGGCGAACCGAGCCTCTATCCCTACCTGCCGGAACTAATCGACGCCTTCCACGATCGGGACATCACCACGTTCCTCGTCTCGAACGGCACCCGTCCCGGCGTGCTCGCCGACTGCGATCCGACCCAGCTGTACGTCAGCGTCGACGCACCTGAACGGCACACCTTCGACCAGGTCGTCCGCGCGATGGAGGACGACGCCTGGGAGACCCTGCTCGAGACGCTCGACGTGCTGGCTGCGAAGGACGAGACCCGCACCGTCCTGCGAACCACGCTCCTCCAGGGCGAGAACATGCACAGCCCCGACTGGTACGCCGGCCTCTTCCGGCGGGCCGACCCCGACTTCGTCGAACTCAAAGCCTACATGCACGTCGGCCACTCGCAAGGTCGCCTGGATCGCTCGACCATGCCCGACCACGAGGACGTCGTCGCCTTCGCCGAGGCCATCGGCGAGCACATGCCCGATCACCCGGTTCTGAAGGAAGTGCCCGCCTCCCGCGTGGCGCTGCTCGCCCGCGAAGACGACACCTGGGTGCCGAAACTGAACAAAGGGAGCGAGTTCTGGGAGCGCGATCCGGTCGCGGCGGAGTGA
- a CDS encoding DUF368 domain-containing protein — protein MREALTVYLKGFAMGSADVVPGVSGGTIALIVGIYDRLIRAITALDPSILADIDRLGSADGRADLLADLREMDVPFLGALGLGVASAVLLLASTMHFLTTTYPVPTYGFFTGLIAASAVVLYGEVDVTTPARIVVAVVGVVLAVSITGVTAGEVSHALPIVFVAGAIAVCAMILPGVSGSFLLLVLGQYEYMTGTLSEAIDAVTAVLGGASAGEAIDPLLVVSVFLTGAVAGLFSMAHLVRRALDRNREVTMTFLVSLMVGALRLPIERIDGNLGRSTTESPSIAIAAAILGASLVLAANRFAVDGRALTSPT, from the coding sequence ATGCGCGAGGCGCTGACGGTCTATCTGAAGGGGTTCGCGATGGGGTCGGCGGACGTCGTTCCGGGGGTGTCCGGGGGGACGATCGCGCTCATCGTCGGAATCTACGATCGATTGATACGGGCGATAACGGCGCTCGACCCGTCGATCCTCGCCGACATCGATCGCCTCGGTTCCGCGGACGGGCGGGCCGACCTCCTCGCGGACCTGCGCGAGATGGACGTTCCGTTTCTCGGAGCGCTCGGGCTGGGCGTCGCCTCGGCGGTCCTGTTGCTCGCGAGTACCATGCACTTCCTGACGACGACGTATCCCGTCCCGACCTACGGGTTCTTCACGGGGCTCATCGCCGCCAGTGCCGTCGTCCTCTACGGAGAGGTGGACGTGACCACGCCCGCTCGCATCGTCGTCGCAGTGGTCGGCGTCGTTCTGGCAGTGTCGATTACGGGCGTGACCGCGGGCGAGGTCTCACACGCGCTCCCGATCGTCTTCGTCGCGGGTGCGATCGCCGTCTGTGCGATGATCCTCCCCGGCGTCTCGGGATCCTTCCTCTTGCTCGTGCTCGGCCAGTACGAGTACATGACCGGAACGCTCAGCGAGGCGATCGACGCGGTCACCGCCGTGCTGGGGGGCGCGTCGGCCGGCGAGGCGATCGATCCGTTGCTCGTCGTTTCCGTCTTCCTCACTGGTGCGGTCGCGGGACTGTTTTCGATGGCCCACCTCGTCCGACGAGCGCTGGATCGAAATCGGGAGGTGACGATGACGTTTCTGGTGAGTCTGATGGTCGGTGCGCTGCGACTGCCGATCGAACGTATTGACGGGAATCTCGGCCGCTCGACGACCGAGTCGCCGAGCATCGCGATCGCCGCCGCCATTCTCGGCGCCAGCCTCGTCTTGGCCGCAAATCGATTCGCCGTCGACGGGCGGGCGCTCACCAGTCCGACGTGA
- a CDS encoding HAD hydrolase family protein produces MTQVPPLVLDIDGTLTRPAGPGLDARVFAPLRGWEAPIVLATGKAAPYPVALCHFLAIPERAVAENGGVVVTDDRFVVAGDREGPAAVAREYERAGYDLGWDGLDTINQWRETEVAVSRDQPREPLEAIARAAGLRVVDTGYAYHVIGPHISKGASLEAHADELTLDLEAAVAIGDSENDVSTFERVDRSFAVRNADAAAKAAADEVVDGEHADGTLSILERLRD; encoded by the coding sequence GTGACGCAGGTACCGCCGCTGGTCCTCGACATCGACGGCACGCTCACCAGACCGGCCGGTCCCGGCCTCGACGCGCGGGTGTTCGCTCCGTTGCGCGGCTGGGAGGCACCGATCGTGCTGGCGACGGGAAAAGCCGCGCCGTATCCGGTCGCGCTCTGTCACTTCCTGGCGATTCCGGAACGCGCCGTCGCGGAGAACGGCGGCGTCGTGGTCACCGACGACCGGTTCGTCGTCGCGGGGGACCGCGAGGGCCCCGCCGCCGTCGCGCGCGAGTACGAACGCGCCGGCTACGACCTCGGCTGGGACGGTCTCGATACGATCAACCAGTGGCGCGAAACAGAGGTCGCGGTCAGTCGCGACCAGCCCCGCGAACCCCTGGAAGCGATCGCCCGCGCAGCCGGGCTTCGCGTCGTCGACACCGGCTACGCCTATCACGTGATCGGTCCACACATCTCCAAAGGCGCGTCGCTCGAAGCGCACGCCGACGAACTGACACTCGACCTCGAGGCGGCGGTCGCGATCGGCGACTCCGAGAACGACGTCTCGACGTTCGAGCGCGTCGACCGGAGTTTCGCCGTGCGAAACGCCGACGCGGCCGCCAAAGCCGCGGCCGACGAAGTCGTCGACGGCGAGCACGCCGACGGCACGCTCTCGATTCTCGAGCGATTGCGGGACTGA
- a CDS encoding M48 family metallopeptidase has translation MIEPVPMGEYPIAHAVFLALVVGSSVFFSWLAWVNVRHGRRTLDREREWVESTFDLEDPSRVSAYHRAKTTLGQVRSWAVLAVVLLALYSGLIASIVEWFETLGYGPVVTGTGFFVAVMVGMRALSVPFDLYDTFVVEERFDFNNQTLGLFVRDLVIGFCVTVALVASLAAAVLVAVDALPTLWPLAALAIFAAFSLAMLVVYPRVIAPLFNDFEPVEAGELREAVERVFDRAGFTCDDVYVMDASRRSGHSNAYFVGFGRTKRVVLFDTLVEQMDLPELESVLAHELAHWKQNHIWKQFGASLVRIGVALGVLWALLETTWLYAMFDLPATPYVGLAVGALWLGPLLELTSPLENRLSLAHEREADAFATSVMGDGAPLVEALTRLTGENLSNPFPHPLYATFHYDHPPIPERIRYIRGLGEAGESGAGGGSAGEDSSGEGRDGAGATASGSEA, from the coding sequence ATGATCGAACCCGTGCCGATGGGCGAGTACCCGATCGCACACGCCGTCTTCCTCGCGCTCGTCGTCGGCTCGTCGGTGTTTTTCAGCTGGCTCGCCTGGGTGAACGTCCGCCACGGCCGCCGCACGCTCGATCGCGAGCGCGAGTGGGTCGAGTCGACCTTCGATCTCGAGGACCCGTCGCGCGTCAGCGCGTACCACCGGGCGAAGACGACCCTCGGGCAGGTCCGGTCGTGGGCTGTCCTCGCGGTCGTCCTGCTCGCCCTCTATTCGGGACTCATCGCCTCGATCGTCGAGTGGTTCGAGACGCTGGGCTACGGCCCCGTTGTCACCGGAACGGGGTTCTTCGTCGCCGTGATGGTGGGGATGCGGGCCCTGTCGGTGCCGTTCGACCTCTACGACACGTTCGTCGTCGAGGAGCGCTTCGACTTCAACAACCAGACCCTCGGCCTGTTCGTCCGCGATCTGGTGATCGGGTTCTGCGTCACCGTCGCGCTCGTCGCCAGTCTCGCCGCGGCCGTCCTCGTCGCGGTCGACGCCCTGCCGACCCTGTGGCCCCTCGCCGCGCTCGCGATCTTCGCGGCCTTCTCGCTCGCCATGCTGGTCGTCTACCCGCGGGTGATCGCGCCGTTGTTCAACGACTTCGAGCCCGTCGAGGCGGGCGAGCTGCGCGAGGCCGTCGAGCGGGTCTTCGACCGCGCCGGCTTCACCTGCGACGACGTCTACGTGATGGACGCCAGCCGCCGATCGGGCCACTCGAACGCCTACTTCGTCGGCTTCGGCCGAACGAAGCGCGTGGTGCTCTTCGACACCCTCGTCGAGCAGATGGATCTGCCCGAACTCGAGAGCGTCCTCGCGCACGAACTCGCCCACTGGAAGCAAAACCACATCTGGAAGCAATTCGGCGCCAGCCTCGTCCGGATCGGCGTCGCCCTCGGCGTCCTCTGGGCCCTGCTGGAGACGACGTGGCTCTACGCGATGTTCGACCTGCCCGCGACGCCGTACGTCGGCCTCGCCGTGGGCGCCCTCTGGCTCGGACCCCTGCTCGAGTTGACGAGCCCGCTCGAGAACCGCCTCTCGCTGGCTCACGAGCGCGAGGCCGACGCCTTCGCGACGAGCGTGATGGGCGACGGCGCGCCGCTCGTCGAGGCGCTCACTCGCCTCACCGGCGAGAACCTCTCGAACCCGTTTCCGCACCCCCTGTACGCCACGTTCCACTACGACCACCCGCCGATCCCCGAGCGAATTCGCTACATCCGTGGGCTCGGCGAGGCAGGTGAAAGCGGTGCTGGCGGGGGGAGTGCCGGCGAGGACAGTTCTGGCGAGGGAAGGGATGGTGCAGGGGCGACGGCGAGCGGATCCGAGGCCTGA
- a CDS encoding DUF7503 family protein yields the protein MSATESLTDAVEAHPRLLGILFAAMVLLSQAGSVAASAADVGVGP from the coding sequence ATGTCAGCAACCGAATCCCTCACGGACGCCGTCGAAGCACACCCACGACTGCTCGGAATCCTGTTCGCCGCGATGGTGCTGCTGAGTCAGGCTGGATCGGTCGCCGCCTCCGCAGCCGACGTCGGCGTCGGTCCCTGA
- the cofG gene encoding 7,8-didemethyl-8-hydroxy-5-deazariboflavin synthase subunit CofG has product MSSGAARHDADVRVDSDEIDELCAVMPEDVSTPAELTFARNVFVPLTTACRYTCTYCTYFDPPGEASLLSLSEVRDICRRGADAGCTEALFTFGDDPDDRYTEIHAQLAEWGYDSIHEYLRAACEVALEEGLLPHSNPGDQTREQMETVADLNASMGVMLETTADVDAHAGPRRKEPGQRLATIRTAGELAVPFTTGILVGIGEDWRDRAESLLAIRDLHERYGHIQEVIVQPVRDNERWRGGTPDLATMRRATAMARAALPEEISVQAPPNLAPIRDLVDCGVDDLGGVSPVTDDHVNPDYAWPALRELEAIAEDVGLPLRERLAVYERFLPAELASATADRPVAADASADIPGIRAKSNSTGEWISPRISDAIAADDEAGRRFRTVLTS; this is encoded by the coding sequence CACGACGCCGACGTCCGCGTCGACTCCGACGAGATCGACGAGCTGTGTGCGGTGATGCCGGAAGACGTCTCGACGCCGGCCGAACTCACGTTCGCCCGGAACGTCTTCGTGCCGCTGACGACGGCGTGTCGCTACACCTGCACCTACTGCACGTACTTCGACCCGCCTGGCGAGGCGTCGCTGCTCTCGCTCTCGGAGGTGCGCGATATCTGTCGGCGCGGCGCCGACGCCGGCTGCACGGAGGCCCTGTTCACTTTCGGGGACGACCCCGACGATCGATACACCGAAATTCACGCCCAGCTCGCCGAGTGGGGCTACGATTCCATCCACGAGTACCTCCGGGCGGCCTGCGAGGTCGCGCTGGAGGAGGGACTGCTCCCCCACTCGAATCCGGGCGACCAGACGCGCGAGCAGATGGAGACCGTCGCGGACCTCAACGCCAGCATGGGCGTGATGCTGGAGACGACGGCCGACGTCGACGCCCACGCCGGTCCGCGGCGGAAGGAGCCCGGCCAACGACTCGCGACCATCCGGACGGCGGGCGAACTCGCCGTGCCCTTCACCACCGGGATCCTCGTCGGCATCGGCGAGGACTGGCGCGACCGCGCGGAGAGCCTGCTCGCCATCCGCGACCTGCACGAGCGATACGGCCACATCCAGGAGGTGATCGTCCAGCCCGTTCGCGACAACGAGCGCTGGCGCGGCGGGACGCCGGACCTCGCGACGATGCGCCGCGCGACGGCGATGGCCCGGGCTGCCCTGCCCGAGGAGATTTCCGTCCAGGCGCCGCCGAACCTGGCGCCGATCCGCGACCTCGTCGACTGCGGCGTCGACGACCTCGGGGGCGTCTCGCCGGTGACCGACGACCACGTCAACCCGGACTACGCCTGGCCCGCGTTGCGGGAACTCGAGGCCATCGCGGAAGACGTCGGACTCCCCCTGCGCGAGCGATTGGCGGTGTACGAGCGGTTTTTGCCGGCGGAACTCGCGTCTGCTACCGCCGACCGGCCGGTCGCCGCCGACGCTTCGGCTGATATTCCAGGCATCCGGGCGAAATCGAACTCGACGGGCGAGTGGATTTCGCCTCGAATCTCCGACGCGATCGCCGCGGACGATGAGGCGGGCCGGCGATTCAGAACGGTCCTCACCTCGTGA
- a CDS encoding DUF433 domain-containing protein, which translates to MSIVQDPAHSDGAPTIEGTGIRVKDIAGAYEHSGYEPDEITQLYPDLSLGDVHRALAYYYDHIDEFRSAESAVA; encoded by the coding sequence ATGAGCATCGTTCAGGATCCTGCCCACAGTGATGGTGCACCCACTATCGAGGGGACGGGCATTCGGGTGAAGGATATCGCAGGTGCCTACGAACATAGCGGATACGAACCGGACGAAATAACGCAACTCTATCCCGATCTTTCGCTGGGCGACGTCCATCGAGCGCTCGCTTATTACTACGATCATATCGACGAGTTCCGATCTGCGGAGTCCGCCGTCGCATGA
- a CDS encoding DUF5615 family PIN-like protein has product MRPLYCDEGIWIPVADGLRRREWTVHTVRGEGTLGDPDRDQLSYARRNDWILVTFDDDFLSLVETNELEHAGIIYVQQAGRDIGGVVKTIDALLETLSSDDRGIHYC; this is encoded by the coding sequence ATGAGGCCGCTGTACTGTGACGAGGGAATATGGATTCCCGTCGCCGACGGGCTCAGGAGGCGCGAATGGACCGTCCACACCGTTCGTGGGGAAGGAACGTTAGGCGACCCGGATCGAGACCAGCTCTCCTACGCGCGACGGAACGATTGGATACTCGTCACCTTCGACGATGACTTCCTCTCCCTGGTCGAAACGAACGAACTCGAACACGCGGGCATCATCTACGTCCAGCAGGCGGGGCGCGACATCGGAGGCGTCGTCAAAACGATCGACGCGCTTCTCGAGACCCTCTCGTCAGACGACCGCGGAATCCATTACTGTTGA
- the katG gene encoding catalase/peroxidase HPI, with protein sequence MPESYRDWWPNQLKLDVLDQNASDVDPMGEEFDYAEAFESLDYDAVKADIKDLMTDSQEWWPADYGHYGPLFIRMAWHSAGTYRTSDGRGGAAGGRQRLAPLNSWPDNANLDKARRLLWPIKQKYGRKLSWGDLMVLAGNCALESMGFETYGFAGGREDEYEPDEAVDWGPEDEWEASERFDENGELHHPLGATVMGLIYVNPEGPDGEPNPEASAERIRESFGRMAMNDEETAALIAGGHTFGKVHGADDPDEHVGPEPEGAPIEEQGLGWKSEYGSGKGGDTITSGIEGAWNAWPTMWDTSYIDNLLDYEWEPVEGPGGAWQWTPVDDEPKNTVPAAHDPSKKEDPMMLTTDVALKKDPDYREILERFQDNPDEFQETFAKAWYKLIHRDMGPPERFLGPEVPDEELLWQDPLPDVDHDLIGDAEIEELKARVLDSELSVSQLVKTAWAAASTYRDSDKRGGANGARIRLEPQRSWEVNEPAELETVLSALEAIQADFNDSRSDDVRVSLADLIVLGGNAAVEQAASEAGYDVTVPFEPGRTDATQDQTDVESFEALKPAADGFRNYMTDETRLTAEEALVDKADLLDLTADEMTVLVGGMRVLDANYQGSEYGVFTDEPETLTNDFFETVLSMDYEWEPVSEDREVFELRDRETGEVEWTGSRVDLVFGSNSRLRALSEVYGADDGEETFVADFVDAWHSVMAADRFDLE encoded by the coding sequence ATGCCCGAATCTTACCGCGACTGGTGGCCGAACCAGTTGAAGCTGGACGTCCTCGATCAGAACGCGAGCGACGTCGACCCGATGGGTGAGGAGTTCGACTACGCCGAGGCGTTCGAGTCGCTCGACTACGACGCCGTGAAGGCGGACATCAAGGACCTGATGACGGACTCGCAGGAGTGGTGGCCGGCCGATTACGGCCACTACGGGCCGCTGTTCATCCGGATGGCCTGGCACAGCGCCGGCACCTACCGGACGAGCGACGGCCGCGGCGGCGCGGCCGGCGGTCGACAGCGCCTCGCTCCCCTCAACAGCTGGCCGGACAACGCCAACCTCGACAAGGCCCGACGACTCCTCTGGCCGATCAAACAGAAGTACGGGCGCAAGCTCTCGTGGGGCGATCTGATGGTTCTGGCAGGTAACTGTGCCCTCGAGTCGATGGGCTTCGAGACGTACGGCTTCGCCGGCGGGCGCGAGGACGAGTACGAACCCGACGAGGCCGTCGACTGGGGGCCCGAGGACGAGTGGGAAGCCTCGGAGCGATTCGACGAGAACGGCGAACTGCACCATCCCCTCGGCGCCACCGTGATGGGGCTCATCTACGTCAACCCCGAGGGGCCGGACGGCGAGCCGAACCCCGAAGCCTCGGCGGAGCGCATTCGTGAGTCGTTCGGTCGGATGGCGATGAACGACGAGGAGACGGCGGCGCTCATCGCCGGCGGCCACACGTTCGGGAAGGTCCACGGCGCGGACGATCCGGACGAACACGTCGGTCCGGAGCCCGAGGGGGCCCCGATCGAAGAGCAGGGCCTCGGCTGGAAGAGCGAGTACGGCTCCGGGAAGGGCGGCGACACGATCACCAGCGGCATCGAGGGCGCGTGGAACGCCTGGCCGACCATGTGGGACACCTCCTACATCGACAACCTGCTCGACTACGAGTGGGAGCCGGTCGAGGGGCCCGGCGGCGCGTGGCAGTGGACGCCGGTGGACGACGAGCCGAAGAACACCGTCCCCGCCGCCCACGACCCCTCGAAGAAGGAAGATCCGATGATGCTGACGACCGACGTCGCCCTCAAGAAGGATCCCGATTACCGGGAGATCCTCGAGCGCTTCCAGGACAACCCCGACGAGTTCCAGGAGACCTTCGCGAAGGCGTGGTACAAACTGATCCACCGCGACATGGGCCCGCCGGAGCGTTTCCTCGGCCCAGAGGTCCCCGACGAGGAACTGCTCTGGCAGGACCCGCTCCCCGACGTCGATCACGATCTGATCGGCGACGCGGAGATCGAGGAACTCAAAGCGCGCGTTCTGGACTCCGAGCTGTCGGTTTCGCAGCTGGTCAAGACCGCCTGGGCGGCGGCCTCGACCTACCGCGACAGCGACAAGCGCGGCGGGGCCAACGGCGCGCGGATCCGCCTCGAACCCCAGCGCAGCTGGGAGGTCAACGAACCGGCCGAACTCGAGACGGTCCTCTCGGCGCTCGAGGCAATCCAGGCCGACTTCAACGACTCGCGATCGGACGACGTGCGGGTCTCGCTGGCCGACCTGATCGTCCTCGGCGGGAACGCGGCCGTCGAGCAGGCCGCGAGCGAGGCCGGCTACGACGTGACGGTTCCGTTCGAACCGGGCCGCACGGACGCCACGCAGGACCAGACCGACGTGGAGTCCTTCGAGGCGCTGAAGCCGGCGGCGGACGGCTTCCGGAACTACATGACCGACGAGACCAGGCTCACCGCCGAGGAAGCGCTGGTCGACAAGGCGGACCTGCTCGACCTGACGGCCGACGAGATGACGGTCCTCGTCGGCGGCATGCGCGTCCTCGACGCCAACTACCAGGGCTCGGAGTACGGCGTCTTCACCGACGAGCCGGAGACGCTGACCAACGACTTCTTCGAGACCGTACTCTCGATGGACTACGAGTGGGAGCCGGTCTCGGAGGACCGCGAGGTCTTCGAGCTTCGCGACCGCGAGACAGGCGAGGTCGAGTGGACGGGGTCGCGCGTGGACCTCGTTTTCGGCTCTAACTCCCGGCTTCGCGCTCTCTCGGAGGTCTACGGTGCCGACGACGGCGAGGAGACGTTCGTCGCGGACTTCGTCGACGCGTGGCACTCCGTGATGGCGGCCGATCGGTTCGATCTGGAGTAA